One genomic window of Streptomyces sp. NBC_01276 includes the following:
- the rpsK gene encoding 30S ribosomal protein S11, which translates to MPPKGRQGAAKKVRRKEKKNVAHGHAHIKSTFNNTIVSITDPSGNVISWASAGHVGFKGSRKSTPFAAQMAAESAARRAQEHGMRKVDVFVKGPGSGRETAIRSLQATGLEVGSIQDVTPTPHNGCRPPKRRRV; encoded by the coding sequence ATGCCCCCCAAGGGTCGTCAGGGCGCTGCCAAGAAGGTGCGCCGCAAGGAAAAGAAGAACGTCGCTCACGGGCACGCCCACATCAAGAGCACGTTCAACAACACCATCGTCTCGATCACGGACCCCTCGGGCAACGTGATCTCCTGGGCCTCCGCCGGCCACGTCGGCTTCAAGGGCTCGCGCAAGTCCACCCCCTTCGCCGCGCAGATGGCCGCCGAGTCGGCCGCCCGCCGCGCGCAGGAGCACGGCATGCGCAAGGTCGACGTCTTCGTCAAGGGTCCCGGCTCCGGCCGTGAGACCGCGATCCGCTCCCTCCAGGCCACCGGCCTTGAGGTCGGCTCGATCCAGGACGTCACCCCCACCCCGCACAACGGCTGCCGCCCGCCCAAGCGCCGCCGCGTCTGA
- the rpsM gene encoding 30S ribosomal protein S13: MARVSGVDIPREKRVEIALTYVFGIGRTRSKEILASTGVNPNTRVRDLAEEDLVKIREYVDANLRTEGDLRREIQGDIRRKIEIQCYQGIRHRRGLPVHGQRTSTNARTRKGPRRAIAGKKKPGKK; encoded by the coding sequence GTGGCACGCGTTTCCGGTGTTGACATCCCGCGCGAAAAGCGCGTGGAGATCGCACTCACCTACGTCTTCGGTATCGGGCGCACCCGGTCCAAGGAGATCCTCGCCTCGACCGGCGTGAACCCGAACACCCGCGTTCGTGACCTGGCCGAAGAGGACCTCGTCAAGATCCGCGAGTACGTGGACGCCAACCTCCGTACCGAGGGTGACCTCCGCCGCGAGATCCAGGGCGACATCCGCCGCAAGATCGAGATCCAGTGCTACCAGGGTATCCGCCACCGTCGCGGCCTCCCGGTGCACGGTCAGCGCACCAGCACGAACGCGCGTACCCGCAAGGGCCCGCGTCGCGCGATCGCCGGTAAGAAGAAGCCGGGCAAGAAGTAG
- the rpmJ gene encoding 50S ribosomal protein L36, translated as MKVKPSVKKICDKCKVIRRHGRVMVICDNLRHKQRQG; from the coding sequence ATGAAGGTCAAGCCGAGCGTCAAGAAGATCTGCGACAAGTGCAAGGTGATCCGCCGTCACGGTCGGGTCATGGTCATCTGCGACAACCTGCGCCACAAGCAGCGCCAGGGCTGA